The window aacaaaaaagaaattattattacatacatgtaaatggttactgtttattctctattttcgaattccccataatacactttgtttgccccccccccccccctcccccaaattttgcataaactattgttttcaaatgctcttggggacactgcatattcccaagagcatttgaaaacaatggtttatgcaaaatttggggggcaaacaaagtgtattatggggaattcgaaaatagagaatacctaaattgttattattttagGATGTACACATAATTATCAAACTACATCTTAGCATGGTCTCGTTCTTGAGGAATTTTCGAAAAAGTTTTCTCTACATATACACTTTTGATCTATTATTTATATATACCTGCCATTTTTCCTGaaattttttctctgtattaTTTTTGGAAGCTATGTATTTCTCAGTTGGATATTTAATATCAACTATCTctttaaaaatatcaaaattggggCTTTTAGTACAATGTCGACTTGATCAGATATGCAATTTTGCAAGGATTATGAAATAATTCAGTAGATCACTTTTCCCTAACTTCCCAATGAACACGTCTCGTTGCGAGAGTACTGTAAATTACCTGACACCATACAGTATGCTTTTAATGGACAGGTAGTTCCAATGCATGACATACAGGTTGGGGGTgcggggatggcgcagtggtaagagcactcgcctcccaccaatgtggcccgggtgaGATTTCCAGATctggcgtcacatgtgggttgagtttgttggttctctacagtactctgcaccaagaggttttctctgggtacttcggtttcccctctcctcaaaaaccaacatttgacttgatttgctttcattgttaatttcagttgccagtgtccccaattagtgctccagcgctggaacaactagacacttaaataaagttcctttcctttcctttccttttacagGTAGTTCAAAGGAATTCTGAGGTCCTGTTCTGCAGAGACTGCACATAGAATCGAGAGAGGAAAGCTTGTCTGTTAAATAATTCAGTTATTTTGACTTTAATTGTGTCAACTTCTTTGCATGCTTGATACATGTAGCTATATAAGTTCCACAGTATCTCTATTCTAGCATCTTGATAATGTCCTCTGGTTGCAGATTGTTGTCTACCACAGGATATACACAAGACTAACCAATGACTGATCATCTCTTTTGTGAAAGCATCAGCCAGCGTTCACCAAATAACAACCCTGGGGATTTGCAATCTTTTTCTTAATTAGTGGTCAATTCCCCAACCAATGGCAAAATTTCCACCCCTAGGACACCTCAATGAGCCAAATACACTGTTCTCTGTACAAAAGTGAGCATAAGTAACTAAATAAGTGTCTCACTTTGAGGAAGAGGCATGATTGCTGTCCACTTTGGCTTGTAGTCAAGCTGACTAATATATTGACAAAAGACTGAATCTGTGGGAAAATTCCATAAGAAAACTTAGTTAGACATGAATGTACTGTACCCAACCCTTTAACATAGTAACTGTAAAGAAGGGTGACAAAAGATAAGCAGTATCACATTTAAAGTAATCCTTGACGAAGATGATGTTTTCAAAGTCAAAAGCCTGCAGAAGCTCATCGCCTCCTTACTATTTGCTGCTTCTTCCATCAACCTTTCACATCCTTCAAAGTCGTCATTTATTACCTAACAATACCATAacaaaagggaaacaaaatgctTGCATGATTTGTAAATTAAAGAATAAGTTTAGCAACTGATTCTCTTTCACAATAAATTAAGCAAGAGCCTGTGGCATATGCTTTCAAATTAAACCTCAAAATGGATTCAATGGTGCAAACTCATAACAGATGACAGTACAATGTACATCAACCAATAATACAGTCATGTAGCACAACACATTAGTCAAGTTACTGTAATATTTACATGAATGTATCTCAAAAAGAATCATAACAAACTGTCAACAGTACTTCAACCAATAATAGCACAAGCAGACGACTTAGTTGCAGAGCGTTATTATGATAACTAACCTGAGttcctttcattttatttttttagttttttaaagttttatgaAACCAGGCAGTGATCACGTCACTGCTAGGTTGATCAGAAAAGAGCAAAACTCCAATACTGACAGACCACAAAACCAGGTCGCTCTCATGCACCAAAGCAAATGTACATTGTACCTTATGCTAGcacatactgtacatgtagcttcaatcagcgacaaaattagttgagacagttgccaacagagcacactggcaacgacacattcattgtttgcaaagaaaacttgtccaaaaagtaTGTTTCAGGggtacccctccctcccccaccctaatcaatgttgtactgctgtcgacaaggctcatagaaaacagaaaaacacaacagtGTCCCGGGGATGCGGAGGAGGGGGCCATTTGTGCACCGAGtttgaaatcgactctaaaggataagtgtctcaacaattttgacgctgATTGTTGGTAAAAGACAATGTAAGCAAGCGACAATAATCATTATTAACatatataaattattttaattatatgCATGGTTCTGCTTAACCTGCAAATGTGAAGTGACCTTGCTTCGCTTGGCTTAGTgacaagctacatgtacatggaatATCAATTATTAATATTCcgtgtacatgtagcttgtcACTAAGCCAAGCGAAGCAACACCATTGATGAAAGAAATTGGGGAAAATACAATGTACCTTTGACTCTCAACAAAACTTTGGTATAATACACTGTAATTATGgtgttgtggttcaatttttcCATGGTTCAATTCttttaaagggaaactgtcacgagaagcgcatgcgctagcatcttgtgaaaacttgaaaagtgttacatgtaggttaacttttttcaagttgaatcgacaaattaaaaatggtgtccactggggagggccatggtggacaaaggagaaactccggcgaatatacgtgactcatGTGTGAATCCATAATggtggctagaattttccgtgggctcaagagcaaacaaactcgagcatgcgcagcttatgacagtgcccctttaaaatcagttcaagtttgattttcctttgtttcagtctgagattatgataatgaatattacacaaagaaaattgaaaattgaactggtttgaaaacttTTAAGCCAAGAAGACAACTGAACCACAACATACCTGTACCTGACTGTATACACTGCAATATCCGTATTATTAAGGTGTTGGAAGGCGGTTTCAAACTTGTCTATTCTTACCAGTTTCTCATGAAGTTCTGTCAGCATTTGATGTTCAAGAGATATTTTTGTTCTCTTCTGTAGAGACTCAAATGCTTCAGTATAATTCTGTTGTCTAAAATGTTTGAGGCAGAGACGAATGGCTTCTCTTTCACGATACTGAAAGGAAAAACATTAAAATGCAATCCAGGAGTTAAATTGCAGGAAGACATGATTCCACACTTTGCATCTGAATCCAGAAACAAATTATAAAAGTGAAATGAACtcttaatggaggggacatttTGGACTGCTTAatacaagttttaaaaaacttattaattttgataacaACCTGTAAATATCACTGACAATACAAAAACTCACCTGCTTAAATACTGTCACATTAATTCTACATTGTACACTTACTGTATTAAACCATGCAAGGCTTGGTTCAACAATCTCTGGGTCATCCACTCCTTGCAGCTCCACAAACCAGATGCTAAAGTTGAAGCTGGGTCCATGCGACATGATTGGAACTAAAATGCACGTTGATCAAGTAATTACCTTTActaaacaaaaattgattttacAGTACCTTCCTAGTACATGTAATGTTGCACAAAATGGGTCAATTTCATGCTCAAACGATGTGCACTTTTATGTAAAAGGCTGTAATTCCTTCCCAGCCTGCTTTTTCTCAATGACCCTAGATATAAGGGTGCCAACTGCAACAACTATTTATATTTTTTGAGGGACTTATACATGTTTCAATGCTCAGATTTTGGCTGTCATTTAAATACTGTACAGccacaaattacatgtacaaacaaAAGGAGTCCACTTACCTATTTTAATAAAATTGCAAGGAAACATTTTGCCGTGCAATTCATGTTTCAGATTAAATGTCTCTTTCATATCATCATTCCGCAAGCCACTGCAAGACagcaaggtacatgtacattaatttaGCTCTGAATCATGCTTCTGGCTCAAAATGCCATCTTTAAAAAAACTGCCTGACATGCTACAAAaattttacatgtatgtacaacTCAAATCAGCATTTCAATAATCAATAATCTTTAAACAGGATAAATGTGACCCTGATGcattataataacaattttgAATAGATGCATTAAATATTGGTCCTGGACAAAGATGATGCACAACTGCTCCATCTTAAATTGCACTAACCTTCATGATATTCAAGCTCACTTTGAAacaatttaaattaaattacacATATAATTACTACCTTCAccgcaaaaaagaaaagtaactttatttaagtgtctagccATTCTTTTAGACTAGCGCTGgacatccctgcacccctgtaCAATATTCGCTGTCACcatcaataaaattttctttaattgctacaaaataatgatttttttgtttactctGTACCTTTGCAACAACTCTGTCATATGTTCATCATTCAATCCACCATAAATCTTGAACTTCTTAAGGTTGCAGACATGGGTCTTTTCGTATTTACCAAAAGTTACAGTCATTGCAATTGCTGGTTTCTCCAGTTTGAGAATGAGAAACTAAACAAAgtaacaataattatgttaACATGTTTGGAGGAATATCAAACAAATATGAAAGATAAACtaagataattattatttgtttgcaGATCTTAATTTGTTTTGATCAAAATTAATGTAACTTAGTAGGGGGCAAGGTTCCGAGGATtacctttttgcaaatgttggccatgtagcacttatatttgaacagacttaactgattggagtgtaatgtgaagtgctatttttctaccccatatgaaccatgtgagcgttcgCCCTACTAACGAAAatgggctcacacaaggacagaaaaaaactctgaccaggctgggaattgaacccatgaccttcgggttagatcaccgctgctctacccaCTGAGCTGCAAGGTCAGACCGGAGAACTGGCCATGTgaactgaagatgttgaagtcagtcggcaatgaacatgtacaagtgcaaggaaggattacgtctTTGCAAACGTTagctgtgtagcacttatatttgaacagacttaaactgattagagtgtaatgtgaagtgctagttttctaccccatatgaaccatgtgagcgttagccccaccctggtcagagtttttctctgtccttgtgtgggcccatttccattagtagggctaatgctcacctttaattttgcattttaatacactgatgttttttaaaaatttgaagagtttgattaaaattgttgattaattaccATTATCGACTGCAATGGTCGCGTTTATATCAAACTACATGTTCACACTTCTTGAAAACAAGGGAAACCCCTAAAATGCACCAGATACAACCATTTGaagccaaatttttcaaaatattttggggGAGCAAGCCTCAGACCCCCCTACCAGGCAAGGGCAAGATGCCTACTACTCAAAACCATTTTGACTGGGCTGATACTGGAAAGTCATAATTTCATCCAGCAGATGGTTCCATCCACCCAGTGAACAAAAAGTCAGGAATGtccaaaaggtggatagcgttGCCCACTTTATAAAATCGCTACCCGGCAGATAAGCATAATCAAAACCAGTTATCTAATAAAGAAAGTTTATCCAGAATCCTTTACAAAAGCAAGGACTGAGTTTAAATTTACCTCTCCTGCCTCTCCAATGGACAAATTGTATTCTGCATTTAATCAACAATTTATTCTGATCTGAGGTCGTTATTTACCTGGGGTGGATAATTACTGTCTGAAGACCACCGGGAGCTCTGATCGTTCGGGTTATCAACGAGTATATTCCTGTagaaaattcaaaatatttccaagGTGAGCCGATGACAGCTCTGCGACACTTCATCAAACGAGAGGAAGAACTAATCAAGAGCTCTTACGTCGGTAAATAATTGGAAGAATAACTTGAACACTTATGGATCGTGTACGTTAAAACTCGCGGTGAAGCTGTCCCCGAAGCCGCCATTTTGGCGAACTTCACGATTATGCGCAGGAACAAAAAAGCTTGCATGTAGTTATGGGAAGGTATTGGCCAGCTATCTTTATGGTCAGCAATTTACGTTCATAATCAAATATGGCGGCCGTCTTTGGTCGTAAGTTACTCTGTGGAGATTTCAATCGCGGatttcttccttcttttcttcaaaGGGTAAGACTTATGTCGTTCACCACATTTCATCACATTTAACTTTAATACCAAACCTCATGTTTAAACGTGTGATCAAATCCTCACGAATCATCTTCCGTTCACATGCAATCCTATAAATCTGCAAAtgtgttaattattatttgtgttATTTCAGAAATTGTCCTTCAACGACTTTTTGATGTCTACCGCAAGGGGTTACACGTATTTTACAGGTATCCTTTCCTTTGCAATTTAATGTTGAACTGGGAATATGGATCCTCGTTTTGCACTACAGGcattattttaacttttctAAAGCCACACCATAATAAATTACCAAAATCCACTATTTGGTCTCACctgttattttgttttagaaTTTTTGGCATTCTATCAATTAaaggattgattgattgactgattgactggTTGATTGATTAAAATTAATAGTTCAATTTATTACTTTCCAGGTACCAGTTGTTCATCAACAAGAAATTTGTTTCAGACATTCAATGATCAAGGGACTTTACTGACAAGATATGTGTCACAGAAAACTAGATCATTCCACAGTCATAAACTATTATCTTCTCCTACACACCATGGACGACCATGTCTTCATTCATCGTCTATTTTTATCTCACTGAAAAAGGAGCTTTTTACTAGTTGGGAGTTTCCATCTTCATTTGGTGTAAGATTTCTTCCTACTTTAAACCAGTACCGACGTGGGAAAGCTAAAACAAAGGCGGAAATTCCAGAAAAACATGTTCCCAAAAGTAAGAGAATTCTATTAGGTCCCCAGCGAAAAGGAGTTTGTGTCAAGGTCTTTACACGAAAACCCAAGAAACCCAACTCTGGGAACCGCAAATGTGCTCTACTGAAACTCAGCAATGGTAAAGTTATAACTGCTTACATTCCTGGCGAGAAAGCGGCTTTACAAGAGCATGGTGTTGTGTTGTTTGAAGGAG of the Montipora capricornis isolate CH-2021 chromosome 7, ASM3666992v2, whole genome shotgun sequence genome contains:
- the LOC138056562 gene encoding uncharacterized protein → MAAVFGRKLLCGDFNRGFLPSFLQRKLSFNDFLMSTARGYTYFTGTSCSSTRNLFQTFNDQGTLLTRYVSQKTRSFHSHKLLSSPTHHGRPCLHSSSIFISLKKELFTSWEFPSSFGVRFLPTLNQYRRGKAKTKAEIPEKHVPKSKRILLGPQRKGVCVKVFTRKPKKPNSGNRKCALLKLSNGKVITAYIPGEKAALQEHGVVLFEGGRVQDCPGIKYKIIRGKYDMN